The following is a genomic window from Coprobacter tertius.
TGGTAAGAACCGAAAGGCATGTCTACTACGACAAGAGCGCGTTTAACGGCTTTTACTACAGAAACTCCATGGTAAATCATTTGGTCGAGAGTCATAGGAAGTGTAGTAATATTTCCGGCCATGACATTCGATGCCGAATCTCCGACAAGTATTACATCCATGCCAGCCTGATCGATCAGTTTTGCCATAGAATAATCATATGCGGTAAGCATCGAGATTTTTTCACCGCGTTGCTTCATTTCGAAAAGGCGGTGTGTGGTGACTTTACGTAAGTCTTCGGTATACGTTGACATATCAGATTATGTTTTTAGTAGGCGACAAAGTTAGTGCTAATTTTTATTATATGTCTTTTTCTCTCTTTTTTTATTATTCGGACTGTGATTGACAAACAGGAGGATTGCTCCGGAAATTTTTCTCGAGGTAAAGTGAAAATTGTTTGGCTCCTTTGTAATTCAGATGATCGATATCTCCATAACAGGAGTCTGGAAATTGTAATCGTCCGTAATCGAGAAACTCTACGTTACCGAACATTGTTTTAATTTTTTTATAAAAATCTTCTGTATCCCAATATTTGTCAATTTGATAAATCGGAGTATTGATAAAGTATAATTTTATGTGTTGCTGCTCGCAAAGTTCGACTATTTTGTGCAGGTATTCCAATTGTAATGGGTTAGGACTCCCTCCTAAGCACATTTACTATTCAGTATTGCCTTTATTTTACATAACTGAAAATGTAAGCGTCGGCGCTGGCAGAGTAATTAAGGCTATTAGAAAATATAGAATCGTTTATTGCGTTTTCGGTATGAGAATCTCCTAATATCAATATGTTTTTAGTCATGTCTTCGGGATATAGGACATCTTATACAAAATAGAGTACCGAATAATATCGAGTATAGTAAAAAGCGTTTCATATTTTGTCAGAATTGAAAGTAAATAAATACGTCTTTACCGCCACCGAAAGTAAGAATTACAAGCAATAATGCAATGTAAAAGATCCAACGTAACCAGCGATAACGGGGTGGAGATGACAATTGCAGGCCGTGACGGCGGTCTCTCATTTTACATTCAGTTATCAATAAAAAGAAAATCGCAAGAATTAATTTAATGTTTAATTCTTCAGATATCGAGAACAGAGAAACGGATAAAATACCACACCGGAAATTTATTATGATTGTTTCATCGGTTTTAAAGAAGCAAATGATATTCTTATAAATATCAAATGTAAAATTAATATTTTTTTTTCTGAAAAACAAGCCTTTTAATTGCTGTCTGCTATAAGCGGTTTTGAGCCTTTTTTATTTCGCATGTCTGTGATCTGCGGCAAAATAAATTATTTCAGGAAAAAATGCGTCGAATGCCGATCGGTAAAAGTTGTAATTTTCTCGAAAATGTATCATTATTTCATCCGTATCGAGAGGAAGACGGTTATAACGTCGCATGATCTCTAATGATTCATTTAACCCTTTTAATGTGCGGTAACGACCTAGCCGGTTTGTAATTATAAAATGCCATACAAAGTTTTGCACACGTAAGGGTAGGTGTTTATAATTCAGTATTAATGAAATATAAAACCGGTATGAAAAACTATCGAGCGATTTTCCGGTTAAATCAGTAAAATCGGACGCAAGATAATGATCGAAAAACAAATCGGGTAATATGGTCGAATATTTCCCGAAATGAGGCCGTAAGCGAGCGATACATTCTTTTACTGTTTCATGAGAATCGGTAAAAATATCGATTTCACGATGCAAAGCTATTCCTTTTTGTATTGTCTTGGGATAATTATCGTATTTTCCCTTTACTGCATCGGCAATAAATCCGCCTACCTGCATGCGGGTAGAGTTTCCTGATAAATATATGTGTGCCAAATAATTCACAATGTAAATTATCGAGGGTGTATCGTTATCTTCAATTTGTTGTAAGCCCGGTCTGCTTTTTGACGGGCTTCTTCTACCGTATCTGCAATTGCAAG
Proteins encoded in this region:
- a CDS encoding ACP phosphodiesterase; translation: MAHIYLSGNSTRMQVGGFIADAVKGKYDNYPKTIQKGIALHREIDIFTDSHETVKECIARLRPHFGKYSTILPDLFFDHYLASDFTDLTGKSLDSFSYRFYISLILNYKHLPLRVQNFVWHFIITNRLGRYRTLKGLNESLEIMRRYNRLPLDTDEIMIHFRENYNFYRSAFDAFFPEIIYFAADHRHAK